One Verrucomicrobiaceae bacterium genomic window carries:
- a CDS encoding FecR domain-containing protein gives MPTTPNSERIQRALDGLLSPEEMRVFQVDVTKDAVLREAYVEQLWLHAQLKAKRDDLKALLEEKIISQVQVPRWRFLAPALAAAACVVLGLGAWFGLQKGNNVAVIAQAENCKWAGSELPTVENAPLGAGRLSLVEGIATLRFRSGASVTMEAPTTLEILDAMHCRLIEGTVTADVPVPAHGFTIDTPDIQVVDLGTKFGVTAASTGNSQVRVFEGEVKIGGLEDLDRGEFKHLTTGKGLNVGGNLPQPGQETARDMLTREDGGWTAITTQFGRGKDAYVRRMDDKLTHGSDPLLIVKHTDLELGRKNERRAILTFDLSQIDLANVKEAQLMLDPEPSGFGFSSLVPDSRFAVLGLHEGDTDAWSEADLLWQNLPGTDDAGPLPQRTRRLAEFWLPRGGSGDVITIRADALAEFIRSARDGLITLLLLRETGESDTSGLAHGFAAKEHPTARAPTLRLRMR, from the coding sequence ATGCCCACCACCCCTAACTCTGAACGCATCCAGCGTGCCCTCGACGGTTTGCTCTCGCCGGAGGAGATGCGGGTGTTTCAGGTCGATGTGACAAAGGATGCCGTGCTGAGGGAGGCATACGTCGAGCAGCTTTGGCTCCATGCGCAGCTCAAGGCCAAAAGAGACGACTTGAAGGCCCTTTTGGAGGAAAAAATCATCTCGCAGGTCCAGGTGCCGCGTTGGCGCTTTTTGGCTCCTGCGCTCGCGGCGGCGGCTTGTGTTGTTTTGGGCCTCGGAGCGTGGTTTGGGCTGCAAAAGGGGAATAACGTCGCGGTGATCGCCCAGGCGGAAAATTGCAAATGGGCCGGTTCGGAGCTGCCCACGGTCGAAAATGCTCCACTCGGCGCAGGACGGCTCTCGCTCGTCGAAGGCATCGCCACGCTGCGCTTTCGCAGTGGTGCCAGCGTCACCATGGAGGCACCGACGACGCTGGAAATCCTCGACGCCATGCACTGCCGCCTCATCGAGGGCACCGTGACCGCAGACGTGCCTGTGCCTGCACACGGCTTCACCATTGACACGCCGGACATCCAGGTCGTCGATCTGGGCACGAAGTTCGGCGTCACCGCTGCATCCACCGGCAACTCCCAGGTCCGTGTCTTTGAAGGCGAGGTCAAAATCGGCGGCCTCGAAGACCTCGACCGTGGTGAATTCAAGCACCTCACCACCGGCAAAGGCCTCAACGTCGGTGGCAACCTCCCGCAGCCCGGCCAGGAAACGGCGCGGGACATGCTGACTCGTGAAGACGGTGGCTGGACCGCCATCACGACGCAGTTTGGTCGTGGCAAAGACGCCTACGTCCGCCGCATGGACGACAAACTCACGCACGGCAGCGATCCCCTGCTCATCGTGAAGCACACCGACCTCGAACTCGGCCGCAAAAACGAGCGCCGTGCGATTTTGACCTTCGACCTCTCCCAAATCGACCTCGCCAACGTCAAAGAAGCCCAGCTCATGCTCGACCCCGAGCCCAGCGGCTTCGGCTTCTCCTCATTGGTGCCCGACTCACGCTTCGCCGTGCTCGGCCTACACGAAGGCGATACCGATGCGTGGAGCGAGGCCGACCTCCTCTGGCAAAACCTCCCCGGCACCGACGACGCAGGTCCCCTGCCCCAGCGCACACGCCGCCTCGCCGAGTTTTGGCTGCCTCGCGGCGGCTCCGGCGACGTGATCACCATCCGAGCCGACGCCCTCGCTGAATTTATCCGCAGTGCCCGCGACGGCCTCATCACCCTGCTCCTCCTCCGCGAAACCGGCGAGTCCGACACCAGCGGCCTCGCCCACGGCTTCGCCGCCAAAGAACACCCCACTGCGCGGGCACCGACATTGAGGCTGAGGATGCGTTGA
- a CDS encoding ATP-binding protein: MPITPDQYEKLGSFYLGREYDLEAKAIKDDLVLYDSKDLVTHGVVLGMTGSGKTGLCLALLEEAAIDGVPLIAIDPKGDLGNALLTFPNLDAKEFRPWINEDEARRKWQSPDEFAASQAATWQKGLGEWGQSADRIKKLRETVDMAIYTPGSNAGLPVSILSSLNCPPVEVMDDAEALADRIESTVSSMLGLMDIEADPVQSPEHILLSNIVAHCWKKGQNLSLENLVRHIQQPPIRKVGVVDLDSFMPEAKRTPLAMKLNNLLASPGFSTWLEGEPLDIQRMYYTKEGKPRVTIFCIAHLSDTERMFFVSLLLNQLLGWMRTQQGTTSLRAIFYMDEIYGYLPPTAMPPSKKPMMILLKQARAFGLGILLATQNPADLDYKALANIGTWWLGRLQTERDKMRVLDGLEGAANTAGGKFDRQLMERTLAGLGNRVFLMNNVHEDHPVVFNVRWILSYLGGPLSRGQIKALMDPIRPAKEEKAAAEDDGFAPPGASSSGADRNTTRPKLPEDTTELFQPSDEDGERITYVPCMVRSATILFDDAKRKISGKSIVTLVNQIDVEKQKVLWDKFVDIPKDDDLSKYDSEPKENAAYADLPGPAMKSSTYTSIKKDFTDWVYTNHSLEVYYSPLLEAYSNPGEKQDEFKARVTQTAREQRDAAIEELRTKTAKTTKSLEDKAIKVNAKVEEQKAQASSATMSTMVSVGGSILGALFGRKSGLGAAASLIKGTTVSSAGRVMKERREAAAAESELEALQAELAELEKQLADETQKIRDKYDPATLALETTKLTPVKKNIQVTATGILWQAKA, translated from the coding sequence ATGCCCATTACGCCTGACCAATACGAAAAGCTCGGTTCTTTTTACCTCGGCCGAGAATACGACCTCGAAGCCAAAGCGATCAAAGATGACCTCGTCCTTTATGATTCAAAGGATCTCGTCACGCATGGTGTGGTGCTGGGCATGACAGGAAGTGGCAAGACGGGGCTCTGCCTCGCTTTGCTCGAAGAAGCCGCGATCGATGGTGTGCCGCTCATCGCGATCGACCCGAAGGGTGATCTCGGCAATGCGCTACTTACTTTTCCCAATCTCGATGCGAAGGAGTTCCGCCCCTGGATCAATGAGGACGAAGCACGTCGTAAGTGGCAGTCGCCAGATGAGTTCGCGGCATCTCAGGCTGCGACATGGCAGAAAGGCCTGGGTGAGTGGGGACAAAGCGCGGATCGCATCAAAAAACTGCGCGAGACGGTGGATATGGCCATCTACACGCCTGGGAGCAATGCGGGGCTGCCGGTTTCGATCCTCAGCTCGCTGAATTGCCCGCCGGTGGAGGTCATGGATGATGCGGAGGCGCTGGCAGATCGTATCGAGAGCACGGTTTCATCCATGCTCGGCCTGATGGACATCGAAGCGGACCCGGTGCAGTCGCCAGAGCACATTCTCCTGAGCAATATCGTCGCGCATTGCTGGAAGAAGGGACAAAACCTCTCCCTGGAAAATCTGGTGCGCCACATCCAGCAGCCACCGATCCGTAAAGTCGGCGTGGTGGATCTCGATAGCTTCATGCCAGAGGCTAAGCGCACGCCGCTGGCGATGAAGCTCAATAATCTGCTCGCAAGCCCAGGCTTTAGCACTTGGTTGGAGGGTGAGCCGCTGGACATCCAGCGCATGTATTACACGAAGGAGGGCAAGCCCCGCGTGACCATCTTTTGCATCGCTCACCTCAGCGATACAGAGCGCATGTTCTTTGTCTCGCTGCTGCTGAATCAGCTCCTCGGCTGGATGCGCACGCAGCAGGGCACCACCTCGCTCCGCGCCATTTTCTACATGGATGAGATCTATGGCTACCTGCCGCCCACGGCCATGCCGCCATCGAAAAAGCCGATGATGATCCTGCTCAAGCAGGCCCGTGCTTTCGGTCTCGGTATCTTGTTAGCGACGCAAAACCCCGCTGACCTCGATTACAAGGCGCTGGCCAATATCGGCACTTGGTGGCTCGGTCGCCTCCAGACGGAGCGTGATAAGATGCGTGTGCTCGATGGTCTGGAAGGTGCCGCGAACACCGCTGGAGGCAAATTTGACCGCCAGCTCATGGAGCGGACACTCGCCGGTCTGGGCAATCGTGTCTTCCTGATGAACAATGTGCATGAGGATCATCCGGTGGTCTTCAATGTGCGCTGGATTCTCAGCTACCTCGGTGGCCCGCTCTCCCGTGGGCAGATCAAGGCGCTGATGGACCCGATCCGCCCCGCTAAGGAAGAAAAAGCCGCTGCGGAGGACGACGGATTTGCCCCACCTGGAGCAAGTAGCTCGGGTGCAGATCGCAACACCACACGTCCGAAGCTACCGGAGGACACTACGGAGCTTTTCCAGCCCAGCGATGAAGATGGCGAGCGCATCACCTACGTGCCCTGCATGGTGCGCAGCGCGACGATCCTGTTTGACGACGCAAAACGCAAAATCAGCGGCAAGAGCATCGTCACACTGGTGAACCAAATCGATGTCGAGAAGCAAAAAGTGCTGTGGGACAAGTTCGTGGACATCCCCAAGGATGATGACCTTTCCAAATACGACTCTGAGCCCAAGGAAAATGCCGCCTATGCCGATCTGCCAGGTCCGGCGATGAAATCCAGCACCTACACGAGCATCAAAAAGGATTTCACGGACTGGGTCTATACCAATCACTCGCTGGAGGTTTATTACAGCCCACTTCTGGAAGCCTACTCAAACCCCGGCGAGAAACAGGACGAGTTCAAAGCCCGCGTGACGCAAACAGCCCGTGAGCAACGTGATGCCGCCATCGAGGAACTGCGGACCAAAACTGCCAAGACCACCAAATCACTCGAAGACAAGGCCATCAAAGTGAATGCGAAAGTGGAAGAGCAAAAGGCCCAGGCCAGTAGCGCGACGATGAGCACGATGGTGAGCGTGGGCGGCAGCATCCTGGGGGCACTCTTTGGGCGTAAAAGCGGCCTCGGAGCGGCCGCGAGCCTCATCAAAGGCACGACAGTGAGCAGCGCTGGCCGCGTGATGAAGGAGCGCCGCGAAGCCGCCGCCGCCGAAAGCGAGCTTGAGGCCCTCCAGGCCGAATTAGCCGAATTGGAGAAGCAACTGGCCGACGAAACACAAAAAATCCGCGATAAGTATGATCCCGCCACTTTGGCCCTCGAAACGACCAAACTCACTCCGGTGAAGAAAAACATCCAAGTGACAGCGACTGGGATATTATGGCAGGCGAAGGCGTAA
- a CDS encoding HNH endonuclease encodes MLREQVLELAGGVCEYCRSPECYSATQFSIEHILPLSRGGVTELGNLAFACQGCNNHKYTAVRAIDAVTGTEVDLYHPRQQAWQDHFAWSSDRTEIKGTSAAGRATVAKLKLNRPNLVRLRKLLLRAKLFPN; translated from the coding sequence ATGCTGCGAGAGCAAGTTCTGGAGCTTGCGGGCGGAGTTTGTGAGTACTGTCGCTCGCCGGAGTGCTATTCGGCGACTCAGTTTTCCATCGAGCATATTCTACCGCTGTCTCGTGGCGGTGTGACCGAACTCGGCAATTTGGCTTTTGCCTGCCAAGGATGCAACAATCACAAATACACGGCTGTGAGGGCAATAGACGCGGTTACAGGGACTGAGGTTGATTTGTATCATCCGCGCCAACAGGCATGGCAGGATCATTTTGCATGGTCGTCGGATCGAACTGAGATCAAAGGCACTTCCGCGGCGGGTAGAGCGACTGTAGCGAAGTTGAAGTTAAATAGGCCCAATCTAGTTCGACTGAGAAAACTGCTACTTCGAGCAAAACTCTTCCCGAATTGA